A stretch of the Paenibacillus dendritiformis genome encodes the following:
- a CDS encoding phospholipase D family protein has protein sequence MRILNNIDSRHFDELKRLVDGTDELHIVSPFLMESFDVFFDEIIASSEVKRVVLVTTLKDNDPDLLKKVDSLHSFLFNCVTHSVAFRVHVDNKLHGKIYIARKNGIPVRGIITSANFTDSGLNKNHEWGVLIEDQESLKKVITDIGNVSSHALTHEELQGIIEKIDNYTKNVTAQQKTKIDLEVGHLFKKKTIELKLDVRYFIKPVGYSDRPFATTRKLNSDIEKMHFARRPNPVRIGDILICYGVGTTKLLGYFEVISNPYIWDSTSRWSWELEAKNLCPDYSESWVTFDNTTSSVVASYDHVYPVTMLAEVHLEHCNVGQTEYN, from the coding sequence ATGAGGATTCTGAATAACATTGATTCCAGACATTTTGATGAGCTAAAGCGGCTTGTAGATGGAACGGACGAGCTACATATTGTCAGTCCGTTTCTGATGGAATCATTTGATGTTTTCTTTGATGAGATTATCGCTTCTTCAGAGGTGAAGCGAGTTGTACTAGTAACTACTTTAAAGGACAATGATCCTGACCTGCTAAAAAAGGTAGATTCTTTGCATTCATTTCTTTTTAATTGTGTTACCCATTCCGTTGCTTTTCGAGTTCATGTAGACAATAAGTTACATGGGAAAATTTATATAGCACGAAAGAATGGAATTCCTGTGAGGGGTATCATCACTTCTGCAAACTTTACAGATAGTGGTCTAAACAAAAATCATGAGTGGGGCGTACTAATTGAGGATCAAGAATCGTTGAAGAAGGTTATTACCGATATCGGCAATGTAAGCAGCCACGCTCTTACTCACGAGGAGCTTCAAGGCATCATCGAAAAGATTGACAACTATACTAAAAATGTAACAGCTCAGCAGAAAACAAAGATTGATCTTGAAGTGGGTCATCTCTTTAAGAAGAAAACAATAGAACTTAAATTAGATGTTCGGTACTTCATAAAACCAGTAGGCTACTCCGACCGACCGTTCGCAACAACAAGGAAACTGAACAGCGATATTGAAAAGATGCATTTTGCTCGAAGACCTAATCCTGTCCGAATCGGAGACATCTTAATATGTTATGGGGTTGGCACAACGAAGCTCTTAGGTTATTTTGAGGTGATCAGCAATCCTTACATTTGGGATAGCACAAGCAGATGGTCATGGGAGTTAGAAGCAAAGAATTTATGTCCAGATTACAGTGAGTCGTGGGTAACATTTGATAATACGACATCCAGTGTCGTAGCATCGTATGACCATGTTTATCCTGTAACCATGTTGGCGGAAGTACACTTAGAGCATTGCAACGTGGGTCAGACAGAATACAACTGA
- a CDS encoding tyrosine-type recombinase/integrase produces MKIDVLVVRYLQHLSIEEKSENTVKGYGMCYRRFIQWLNSSWGEVTEIEDVSQTIIRDFKSFLESRIDLRSGKHLSPITINHYLTALKSLFLFAKIEGIKFRSEPISAIKLIPIARQNETRWLRPEEVKRIFHAIERLERTSDKRKALYKAVVAILVNCGLRVEEVSDLLITDVILQSGLIIVRSGKGGKYRQVPFHHKTSENIKQWLSFHDGRSGYLFYSQRSAHMSTRAIQHMIEKLSELTQIEFTVHQLRHTFGKRITEIRGIEYAASLMGHTDIKTTRRYVEPSIQELRSVVEEIEEG; encoded by the coding sequence GTGAAAATCGATGTCTTGGTCGTTCGTTATCTGCAGCATCTTTCAATAGAAGAAAAATCCGAAAATACCGTTAAGGGTTATGGTATGTGCTATAGACGATTTATTCAATGGTTGAATTCTTCTTGGGGTGAAGTCACTGAAATTGAAGATGTCTCACAAACCATAATTCGGGACTTCAAGTCCTTCCTTGAATCCAGGATCGACCTAAGATCGGGAAAGCACTTATCTCCTATAACAATTAACCATTACTTGACTGCGCTCAAGTCGCTATTTCTATTTGCAAAGATTGAGGGTATTAAGTTTAGATCAGAACCGATCAGTGCGATTAAATTGATTCCGATTGCGCGGCAGAATGAGACACGCTGGCTCCGACCGGAAGAAGTAAAACGAATATTCCACGCCATAGAAAGGTTGGAGCGTACCAGTGATAAAAGAAAGGCTCTATATAAAGCGGTTGTTGCAATCTTAGTCAATTGCGGGTTGCGGGTCGAGGAGGTTTCCGACTTGTTGATAACCGATGTTATTCTCCAATCTGGCTTAATCATCGTAAGAAGCGGTAAAGGCGGGAAATATCGGCAAGTTCCGTTTCATCATAAGACAAGTGAGAACATTAAGCAGTGGCTATCGTTCCATGACGGCAGGTCGGGGTATTTGTTTTATTCTCAACGGAGCGCTCATATGTCGACTAGAGCTATCCAGCACATGATCGAAAAGTTATCCGAGTTAACACAGATTGAATTTACAGTTCATCAGCTTCGACATACTTTTGGTAAACGAATTACAGAAATAAGAGGGATTGAGTATGCGGCATCTTTGATGGGACATACCGACATCAAGACGACAAGAAGATATGTAGAACCTTCAATACAAGAATTACGAAGCGTTGTTGAAGAGATTGAGGAAGGATAG
- a CDS encoding WG repeat-containing protein — MEKRESKFGEVVDRIGGLGIVVNNDNDEGLACNGLYGLVDKEDNLIIPCEYLNLEMVDHGLIRVENQNGVYAYLDQQGKEVVPFSRGYNLVGSFSDGRAIVGKYTQPVVDYLDTYHENEEEDDPIDFLDDPFNGSERSILHYNPYCPKLLGYIDQYGNEAIPLQYQEANYFSEGLAAVKGCNDRWGFIDTTGRTVIPFEFDEVFESYIPGYEGFIEGTVVVKKEGKWGTINQDGTTVIPFEFDEVLEFYVEGAIVFKKDDSWGAVTQSGEIIVPFHSTKLGRVVDLIKEMMSVRENTDLLVSPKKQQVR; from the coding sequence ATGGAAAAACGAGAGTCCAAGTTCGGAGAAGTAGTTGATCGCATCGGTGGATTGGGAATCGTTGTAAACAACGATAATGACGAAGGGCTGGCTTGCAATGGTCTGTATGGCTTAGTGGATAAGGAAGACAATTTAATAATACCTTGCGAGTATCTCAATTTGGAAATGGTTGATCACGGTTTGATTAGGGTCGAGAATCAGAACGGTGTCTACGCATATTTAGATCAACAAGGGAAAGAAGTAGTTCCTTTCTCGAGGGGATACAATCTTGTGGGATCATTCTCTGATGGGAGAGCTATCGTTGGTAAGTACACTCAACCCGTGGTGGACTATCTAGACACGTATCATGAAAATGAGGAAGAAGATGATCCAATTGATTTCCTTGACGACCCTTTCAACGGTTCTGAGCGTTCTATCTTACATTATAACCCTTATTGTCCTAAGCTCTTGGGTTACATCGACCAGTATGGTAATGAAGCGATCCCATTACAGTATCAAGAAGCCAATTATTTCTCCGAGGGGTTAGCCGCAGTTAAAGGTTGCAATGATAGGTGGGGGTTCATTGATACCACTGGTCGGACGGTAATACCTTTCGAGTTCGATGAAGTGTTTGAATCTTATATTCCCGGTTATGAAGGTTTTATTGAAGGGACGGTAGTAGTCAAGAAGGAGGGCAAGTGGGGGACGATCAATCAAGACGGTACTACGGTAATTCCATTCGAATTCGATGAAGTCCTCGAGTTTTATGTTGAAGGTGCAATTGTTTTTAAGAAAGATGACAGTTGGGGTGCAGTCACCCAAAGTGGCGAGATTATTGTTCCATTCCACAGTACTAAACTGGGGAGAGTTGTAGATTTGATCAAAGAAATGATGTCGGTGAGGGAAAATACCGACCTCTTAGTATCTCCTAAGAAGCAACAAGTCAGGTAA
- a CDS encoding recombinase family protein: MNNYIYARSAKQSPEAINAQVKECMKYANEKGILIDEVFIDDGYSGLSKNRPGYNKLLNTAKKGDTVIVSTVYKLSRDNFTLHLLIGAMQYNFVFLDHLDFSIDDDSKVFELYYSFWWQEWLKRKGSRGKGISK, encoded by the coding sequence ATGAATAACTACATCTATGCTAGAAGTGCAAAGCAGTCTCCCGAAGCAATCAATGCCCAGGTCAAAGAGTGCATGAAGTATGCCAATGAAAAAGGGATTCTCATTGATGAAGTATTCATCGATGATGGATATAGCGGCTTAAGCAAAAATCGACCGGGCTACAATAAGCTCCTAAACACCGCCAAGAAAGGAGATACAGTAATTGTTTCTACAGTGTATAAATTGTCTCGCGACAATTTTACACTTCATCTACTTATAGGAGCGATGCAGTACAACTTCGTATTTTTAGATCACTTGGACTTTTCAATAGATGATGATTCTAAAGTGTTCGAATTATATTATAGCTTCTGGTGGCAAGAGTGGTTAAAGCGAAAGGGAAGTCGGGGTAAGGGGATCTCAAAATGA
- a CDS encoding single-stranded DNA-binding protein, whose translation MRIDKNTSLEDLMNIAKATVPSLDQGEEFLVKDLFRGFEWNRIAKGNRTKLGSMFLNYAENHASNSLEILGKTPQNQQMYRKL comes from the coding sequence ATGAGAATCGATAAAAACACTTCTCTGGAGGACTTGATGAACATTGCCAAAGCAACTGTTCCAAGTCTGGATCAAGGTGAGGAATTCCTTGTCAAAGACCTTTTTCGGGGCTTTGAGTGGAACCGGATCGCTAAGGGCAATCGTACTAAGCTTGGCTCCATGTTCTTAAACTACGCCGAGAACCATGCAAGTAACTCCCTTGAGATATTAGGGAAAACGCCGCAGAATCAGCAGATGTACAGAAAGCTGTAG
- a CDS encoding type I restriction endonuclease subunit R: MSYQSEAQLEKNLIEQLVRQGYERVTINDYDSLLGNFKQQLNKFNEKKLNGQPLTDAEFSRFLTQIDGKSIFDSAKILRDKQVFQRDDGTEVYLELMNIRDWCKNIFQVTNQTTVEGTYKNRYDVTIFINGLPVVQIELKRRGLDFKEAFNQIQRYRKHSFRGLYRYLQMFVVSNGVDTKYFGNSDGDILFSHTFFWSDAENNRITNLSDFTSNFLEKCRMAKMIARYMVLNETEKLLMVMRPYQVYAVEALIKRALETKNNGYIWHTTGSGKTLTSFKSSQILANEPHIKKVFFLVDRKDLDSQTLAEFNKFEPDSVDMTDDTEKLVAQISDLTKPLIVTTIQKMANAIKNPRYEEIMKPYQQERVVFIIDECHRSQFGKMKRLVDNHFKEAQYFGFTGTPLFEENKSQDGRVTADIFEKCLHTYLIKDAIHDGNVLGFSVDYIQTVDVSINEKDQTRVKGILTDEVWMHDDRIRLIAENIINHHDRKSRSKGYTGLFTVDSIPMLIKYYDTFKSMSHNLKIAGIFTYGQNEDSEGDGQDEHSRDSLERIIKDYNAMFGTNFSTDKYQGYFADVSRKVKTAQIDILLVVNIFLTGFDSKTLNILYMDRFLKYHNLIQAFSRTNRTEKATKPYGNIVCFRNLKEDTDEAIKLFSKTDSVDDVLMKSYEEYLQMFRAALVKVKTLATTPAEVDALEREEEKQEFVVSFRELTKYLTRLQTFTEFEFDPSRLGISEQEYQDYKSKYLRIYDEVKRGGGKESILANVDFLIELMHTDRINVSYIMNLIRNIDFDNQEQRDKSVKDIVDEIDRADNEQLRLKANLLKDFLRKVVPTLTNADSVDDNYNAFEQEERMKEIKAFAGEVGLSPEVIQSFVQEYEYGGLVNQQEISDAVKLPFLQKRAMIQRIIEFITEHTKRFS, translated from the coding sequence TTGTCCTATCAGTCGGAAGCCCAGCTTGAGAAAAATCTGATCGAGCAACTTGTTCGTCAAGGCTACGAACGAGTGACAATAAATGACTACGATTCGCTTTTAGGAAACTTTAAACAGCAACTGAATAAGTTCAATGAGAAGAAATTAAATGGTCAGCCGTTAACAGATGCAGAGTTCAGCCGATTCCTAACTCAGATTGATGGAAAAAGCATTTTTGACTCCGCAAAAATTCTTAGGGATAAACAGGTGTTCCAACGTGATGACGGAACAGAGGTATATCTTGAGCTGATGAATATCCGTGACTGGTGTAAGAACATTTTTCAGGTCACCAATCAGACAACAGTGGAAGGGACGTATAAAAACCGTTATGATGTAACAATCTTCATTAACGGATTACCCGTAGTACAAATTGAGTTAAAGCGCCGCGGCTTAGATTTTAAAGAGGCGTTCAATCAGATTCAACGGTATCGAAAACACTCCTTCAGGGGGTTATATCGCTATCTGCAGATGTTTGTTGTCAGCAATGGGGTTGATACGAAATATTTTGGAAACTCCGATGGTGACATCTTGTTTTCACACACCTTTTTCTGGTCGGATGCAGAAAATAATCGTATCACCAATCTAAGCGATTTCACGTCCAACTTCCTAGAAAAGTGCCGCATGGCTAAGATGATCGCCCGATACATGGTATTGAATGAGACTGAGAAGCTGTTAATGGTCATGCGACCGTATCAGGTCTATGCAGTTGAGGCACTTATTAAGCGTGCTTTGGAAACTAAAAACAACGGTTATATCTGGCACACTACTGGTAGTGGTAAAACATTAACTTCATTTAAGTCGAGTCAAATCCTTGCGAATGAGCCGCATATCAAGAAGGTATTCTTCCTTGTTGACCGTAAGGATTTGGATAGTCAGACCTTGGCGGAGTTTAACAAATTTGAACCGGATTCAGTAGACATGACAGACGATACTGAAAAATTGGTGGCACAAATTTCGGACTTAACGAAGCCGTTGATCGTTACTACAATTCAAAAGATGGCGAACGCTATAAAGAATCCTCGATATGAGGAGATCATGAAGCCGTATCAACAGGAGCGGGTTGTCTTCATTATTGATGAGTGTCATCGCAGTCAGTTTGGTAAGATGAAAAGACTTGTAGACAATCATTTTAAAGAGGCGCAGTACTTTGGTTTTACTGGAACACCTTTGTTCGAAGAAAACAAAAGCCAAGACGGTCGGGTAACCGCCGATATTTTTGAGAAATGTCTACATACGTATCTGATTAAAGATGCGATCCATGATGGCAATGTCTTGGGGTTTTCGGTGGATTACATCCAAACGGTTGATGTTTCGATTAACGAAAAGGATCAGACTCGCGTAAAAGGAATTCTGACTGATGAAGTCTGGATGCATGATGATCGAATCCGTTTGATCGCTGAGAACATCATAAACCATCATGATCGGAAGTCACGCAGTAAAGGGTATACAGGACTATTCACTGTGGACAGCATCCCGATGCTGATTAAGTACTACGACACCTTCAAGTCCATGTCACATAACTTGAAGATTGCCGGCATTTTCACTTATGGTCAGAATGAGGACAGTGAAGGTGATGGACAAGACGAGCATTCTCGGGACAGCCTTGAACGTATCATTAAGGATTACAATGCCATGTTTGGTACCAACTTTTCAACAGATAAGTACCAAGGGTATTTCGCCGATGTTTCTCGGAAAGTCAAGACTGCTCAGATCGATATCTTGCTAGTAGTCAACATCTTTTTGACAGGATTCGATAGCAAGACCTTGAATATCCTCTACATGGATCGCTTCTTGAAATATCATAATTTGATTCAAGCCTTCTCCCGCACCAATCGGACAGAGAAAGCGACCAAACCTTATGGGAATATTGTGTGCTTCCGCAATCTAAAGGAAGATACGGACGAGGCAATTAAGTTATTCTCGAAAACGGACAGTGTCGATGATGTCCTGATGAAGAGTTATGAAGAGTACCTTCAAATGTTTAGGGCAGCTCTGGTGAAAGTAAAAACTCTTGCCACTACGCCAGCGGAAGTGGATGCCTTGGAGCGAGAGGAAGAAAAACAGGAGTTTGTGGTTAGCTTCCGTGAGCTTACCAAATATCTGACTCGTCTCCAAACTTTTACCGAGTTTGAATTCGACCCGTCTCGATTGGGTATTTCTGAACAGGAGTACCAGGACTACAAGAGCAAGTATCTCCGTATCTATGATGAAGTTAAGCGCGGCGGGGGTAAAGAATCGATCTTGGCGAATGTTGACTTCCTAATCGAGTTGATGCATACCGATCGGATTAATGTTAGTTACATTATGAATTTGATCCGAAACATTGATTTCGATAATCAGGAGCAACGAGACAAGTCAGTAAAAGATATTGTTGATGAGATCGATCGGGCTGACAATGAGCAGCTCAGACTAAAAGCCAATTTGCTGAAGGACTTCTTGCGGAAAGTAGTACCGACATTAACCAATGCAGATTCGGTAGACGATAACTACAATGCTTTCGAACAAGAAGAACGTATGAAGGAAATCAAGGCATTCGCAGGTGAAGTGGGGTTATCGCCTGAAGTTATCCAAAGCTTTGTGCAGGAATATGAGTACGGTGGGCTTGTTAACCAACAAGAGATAAGTGATGCTGTTAAGTTACCATTCCTTCAAAAGAGAGCAATGATTCAACGGATTATTGAGTTTATAACTGAGCATACCAAACGATTTTCGTAA
- a CDS encoding restriction endonuclease subunit S, translating into MNLEQCASVVQGAFLSRIQTTPSLEAVKLPVYTMKEMNEWLSPDPTSSVENQQDVHVDQDRLGSIPLAKEGLVLISLTGQRAVALQQEHVGKLIPSNFAIIEPTSELHPDYLEWFINDHPDCRKQLKIATQGSSIAALSIQMLRTLEIILPPMDEQVKIGSVHRLLHRKNRLLQERIVWEQQFIKQILMGYLKEEVNR; encoded by the coding sequence TTGAATTTAGAACAATGTGCATCGGTGGTGCAAGGGGCATTTTTATCCCGTATCCAGACAACACCTTCATTGGAGGCAGTAAAGCTTCCGGTCTACACGATGAAAGAAATGAACGAGTGGTTAAGTCCTGATCCCACATCATCGGTAGAAAATCAGCAAGATGTTCATGTAGATCAGGATCGTTTAGGGTCTATACCGCTTGCTAAAGAGGGGTTGGTCTTAATTAGTTTGACTGGTCAACGAGCAGTAGCATTGCAGCAGGAGCATGTCGGAAAGTTGATTCCTTCTAACTTTGCCATAATCGAGCCTACAAGTGAATTACATCCTGACTATCTGGAGTGGTTTATAAATGATCATCCAGACTGTCGCAAACAATTGAAGATCGCTACGCAAGGTTCCAGTATAGCAGCTTTGTCGATTCAAATGCTTAGGACATTGGAAATTATTTTGCCACCTATGGACGAGCAAGTGAAGATTGGTAGCGTCCACAGATTATTACATCGAAAAAATCGTCTACTTCAGGAGAGAATCGTATGGGAACAGCAATTTATCAAACAAATACTAATGGGGTATCTAAAGGAGGAGGTAAACAGATGA
- a CDS encoding type I restriction-modification system subunit M, translating into MTTTELQRYQQGELHKKLWDMANDLRGQLEAYEFKNYILGLIFYRYLSDKTEDRVNSLLQEDNISYRDAWKDQAYRDALKDQLIQEIGYVIEPDYLFSSMIEEIGKGEQGKFDIEMLHKAVTAVTESTLGATSQDDFQNLFDDMDLNSSKLGRDVKSRSKLIAKVMVNINDIPFLHDDVDIDVLGDAYEYLIGQFAANAGKKAGEFYTPPQVSKIIAKIVTLGKKDLRNVYDPTCGSGSLLLRVAKEAKVRKFYGQEKTSTTYNLARMNMLLHDVSYHNFDIQNADSLEEPRHIDMRFEAVVANPPYSAKWSSDNKFLDDERFSAYGKLAPTSKADFAFVQHMIHHLDDNGTMAVVLPHGVLFRGAAEGVIRKYLIEEKNYLDAVIGLPANIFFGTTIPTCILVFKKCREANDNILFIDASNDFEKGKNQNRLRDEDVEKIVETYTTRKSVEKYSYAASLDEVRSNDFNLNIPRYVDTFEEEEAIDIQAVQARLKEIDDEINKIDSELAKYLNELGEL; encoded by the coding sequence ATGACAACGACTGAGTTACAGCGTTATCAGCAAGGCGAATTACATAAAAAGCTTTGGGACATGGCGAATGATCTTCGGGGTCAACTTGAAGCTTACGAGTTTAAAAACTATATCCTGGGATTGATCTTTTACCGTTATTTGTCAGACAAAACGGAAGATCGGGTTAATAGCCTTCTTCAGGAAGACAATATTTCTTACAGAGATGCTTGGAAGGATCAAGCATATCGAGACGCCTTAAAAGATCAGCTCATTCAGGAAATTGGCTATGTCATTGAACCAGACTACCTGTTTTCAAGCATGATTGAGGAGATTGGTAAAGGAGAGCAAGGCAAATTCGATATTGAAATGCTACATAAAGCGGTCACCGCAGTAACAGAATCAACCCTAGGAGCGACGAGTCAGGATGACTTCCAAAATTTATTTGATGACATGGATTTGAATTCCTCCAAACTAGGGCGTGATGTAAAGTCTCGTTCTAAGCTGATCGCTAAGGTCATGGTCAATATTAATGATATCCCCTTCTTACATGATGATGTGGACATTGACGTTTTGGGCGACGCTTATGAGTATTTGATCGGACAGTTTGCAGCTAACGCGGGTAAGAAGGCTGGCGAGTTCTATACTCCACCACAAGTTTCCAAAATCATTGCCAAAATAGTAACACTTGGTAAAAAGGACTTGAGAAATGTATATGATCCGACTTGTGGTTCGGGGTCGTTGCTCTTAAGAGTTGCAAAGGAAGCAAAAGTTCGAAAGTTTTACGGGCAAGAGAAAACCTCAACTACGTATAACTTAGCTCGTATGAACATGCTCTTGCATGATGTGTCTTACCATAATTTCGATATCCAGAATGCCGATAGCTTGGAGGAGCCGCGACACATTGATATGCGTTTCGAAGCAGTAGTAGCGAATCCTCCGTACTCGGCAAAATGGAGTTCAGATAATAAATTTCTCGATGATGAGCGCTTTAGCGCTTATGGTAAACTGGCTCCTACATCCAAAGCCGATTTTGCTTTTGTGCAACATATGATTCATCACCTTGATGATAACGGAACGATGGCAGTTGTCCTTCCTCATGGGGTATTGTTCCGCGGTGCGGCAGAAGGGGTTATTCGGAAGTACTTGATCGAAGAAAAGAATTACTTGGATGCAGTGATCGGGTTGCCAGCAAACATCTTTTTTGGGACAACGATCCCAACCTGTATCCTAGTCTTCAAAAAGTGTCGAGAAGCGAATGATAACATTCTGTTTATCGATGCTTCCAACGATTTCGAGAAAGGGAAAAACCAAAATCGTCTTCGTGATGAAGATGTTGAGAAGATCGTTGAAACCTATACGACTCGAAAGTCTGTTGAGAAGTATTCATATGCCGCTAGCCTAGACGAAGTCAGATCGAATGACTTTAACCTGAACATTCCTCGTTATGTGGATACTTTTGAGGAAGAAGAAGCGATTGATATCCAAGCAGTTCAAGCTCGACTTAAGGAAATTGATGATGAGATTAATAAAATTGATTCTGAGCTTGCAAAGTATCTGAATGAGTTGGGGGAGTTGTGA
- a CDS encoding restriction endonuclease subunit S, whose protein sequence is MNRPVMRFKEFKGDWKKYSLNDFAAKITKKNTNFEIKNVISNSSQYGLVSQREYFDKDIANADNIDNYYVIDDGDFVYNPRISKESPYGPVNIYKYPEPGVVSPLYLCFRVEEISKTFLSYFFKTSNWYRHIYLNGDSGARHDRVSIKDSDFLNMEVHLPSLQEQEKVSSFLILFDQKIEKQQEKIEQLELFKKGIIQKIFSQEIRFKDANGQDFPKWEQKTLGELGQFRKGGTLSKSDISETGEACILYGELYTRYTSIIDEVYSKTKVSDNKVYGNANDVLIPSSGESAIDIAQASALLVENVLLGGDLNVFTPYKGVSGAFLSYQINSIKRKELAKLAQGASVVHLYSESLKKLTVWLPDYKEQLKIASFLSLFDKKIIHEKKKLLSQNERKKGFLQEMFV, encoded by the coding sequence ATGAATAGACCTGTGATGAGGTTTAAGGAGTTCAAAGGTGACTGGAAAAAGTACTCCCTTAACGATTTTGCAGCGAAGATTACTAAAAAGAACACTAATTTTGAAATAAAAAACGTTATCTCGAACTCGTCTCAATATGGTCTTGTCTCACAGCGGGAATATTTCGATAAAGATATTGCTAATGCAGACAATATTGATAACTACTATGTAATCGATGATGGAGATTTCGTGTATAACCCTAGAATCTCTAAGGAATCACCGTATGGACCAGTCAATATTTATAAATATCCTGAACCAGGGGTTGTATCTCCATTATATCTTTGTTTTAGAGTTGAGGAGATCTCGAAAACTTTCCTTTCATACTTTTTTAAGACAAGTAACTGGTATCGACACATTTATTTAAATGGTGATAGTGGAGCAAGACATGATCGTGTAAGTATTAAAGACTCTGATTTTTTGAATATGGAAGTTCATCTCCCTTCCTTACAAGAACAAGAAAAGGTATCTTCTTTTCTCATCCTCTTCGACCAGAAAATCGAGAAGCAGCAGGAGAAGATCGAACAGCTGGAGTTGTTCAAGAAAGGCATAATACAAAAGATTTTTTCTCAGGAGATCCGGTTCAAAGATGCGAATGGACAGGATTTTCCTAAATGGGAACAGAAAACACTTGGAGAACTTGGGCAGTTTAGAAAAGGTGGCACGTTATCAAAGTCAGATATAAGCGAAACAGGGGAAGCATGTATATTATATGGAGAATTATATACAAGATATACTTCAATAATTGATGAAGTATATAGCAAAACGAAAGTTTCAGACAATAAGGTGTATGGAAACGCTAATGATGTACTTATACCATCCTCAGGGGAATCTGCTATTGATATTGCACAAGCTAGTGCATTATTGGTTGAAAATGTTTTACTTGGTGGAGACCTGAATGTGTTCACCCCATATAAAGGTGTGAGTGGTGCTTTCTTAAGTTATCAAATAAATTCAATAAAAAGAAAAGAACTAGCGAAGTTAGCTCAAGGAGCATCAGTTGTACATTTATATAGTGAAAGCTTAAAAAAACTAACAGTGTGGTTACCCGATTATAAAGAACAATTGAAGATTGCATCGTTCTTATCTCTTTTTGACAAGAAGATCATTCATGAGAAGAAGAAGCTTTTGTCACAAAATGAGAGAAAGAAAGGTTTCCTACAAGAAATGTTTGTTTGA
- a CDS encoding helix-turn-helix domain-containing protein gives MDIRNEFGQRVRELRARSGMSQESLAYRAGVDRTYLSGVERGERNVSLVNIEKIAAALSVSVEYMFSSERFSSTPAYQPNDFTIPFTERFKYQLDADRRVLAFQVYGLLTGDNVDFMSKTLMAICSAFGKGELNVFVDHREMKASDGEPVVYSPAVSERAIAFQRNLLLYSSKAVVLCNSEFQVHQLNRITQESGIPTVPLFGRDKDMIGKAYELLDINGNDLIQAKA, from the coding sequence GTGGACATACGGAATGAATTTGGGCAAAGAGTCCGTGAATTGAGGGCAAGAAGCGGCATGTCTCAGGAATCGCTTGCATATCGCGCGGGGGTTGATCGTACATATTTAAGTGGTGTCGAACGAGGAGAACGCAATGTGAGCCTTGTTAATATCGAAAAGATCGCCGCGGCGCTTTCTGTATCGGTTGAATACATGTTCTCGAGCGAACGTTTCTCGTCAACCCCCGCATATCAGCCCAATGACTTCACGATACCATTCACAGAGCGGTTTAAGTATCAACTTGATGCTGACAGAAGGGTACTCGCCTTTCAGGTTTATGGGCTACTTACAGGAGATAATGTTGATTTTATGTCCAAGACACTTATGGCGATTTGTAGTGCATTCGGCAAAGGTGAACTGAACGTATTCGTTGATCACAGGGAAATGAAAGCTTCCGACGGTGAACCGGTTGTTTACTCGCCTGCCGTATCTGAGCGGGCGATTGCTTTTCAAAGGAACTTGCTTTTGTATAGCAGTAAAGCTGTGGTCCTCTGTAATTCTGAATTTCAAGTGCATCAATTAAATCGAATTACTCAAGAAAGCGGTATTCCTACAGTCCCTCTTTTCGGTCGGGATAAAGACATGATAGGGAAAGCATACGAGCTGCTCGACATTAACGGGAATGACTTGATACAAGCTAAAGCTTAA
- a CDS encoding helix-turn-helix domain-containing protein, giving the protein MKLKEAREKKKLSQESVSRAVNISLKHYQNIEHGLTTPTVNIALHICEVLKVDPRKIDEWKDRRPPV; this is encoded by the coding sequence ATGAAATTGAAAGAAGCTAGGGAAAAGAAAAAGCTTAGCCAAGAGAGCGTCAGCCGCGCTGTTAATATATCCTTGAAGCATTATCAGAACATTGAACACGGTCTGACCACTCCGACTGTCAATATTGCATTGCATATCTGTGAAGTGCTGAAGGTTGACCCACGAAAAATAGATGAGTGGAAAGATAGACGACCGCCTGTTTAA